A genomic region of Friedmanniella luteola contains the following coding sequences:
- a CDS encoding N-acyl-D-amino-acid deacylase family protein, translating to MTGTAGTRAAPPTRTALRGGTLVDADGSRPGDLLLEGDRVVDGDPAGAGTVVDCTGRLVLPGLVDAHSHADAAVFEPEVALALLRQGVTTVVAGQDGVSFAPGDGAFASRYFAALNGRHPTYRGPGVAALLAAYDGTTPVNLGYLVPAGTVREQVRGLRPGPATPDEVAAMQDLVAAGLADGALGLSTGLDYVPGLFAGTDEITALCRPLAAVDALYVTHMRGGYEDNAAAGLDEVVAICRAAGVRGHVSHLHARSALVRTLVDRARAQVDLTFDSYPYSRGSSLLSMLLLPPELLQAGVAACTAALADPAVRADVLASWVPVLAARADMGPRWADQVRYAHVAAPGYAWLPGLSLAEAAERAGTSAAELGLRVLAAADLEVGVVMQTPVERGDAELALAFTHPAHVGGSDGIYRGAVPHPRGHGTFALYLQVFVAERGDLSWADAVRHHSTSPAQRFGLAGRGSLRPGSAADVVLLDPATLRSRATYADPRALAEGVDDVWVNGARVLQDGALTGVTSGRGLRRGVG from the coding sequence TCGAGGGCGACCGGGTCGTCGACGGCGACCCGGCCGGCGCCGGCACGGTCGTCGACTGCACGGGCCGGCTGGTGCTCCCGGGGCTGGTCGACGCCCACAGCCACGCCGACGCGGCCGTGTTCGAGCCCGAGGTGGCGCTCGCGCTGCTCCGCCAGGGCGTCACCACCGTCGTCGCCGGCCAGGACGGCGTCTCGTTCGCCCCCGGCGACGGCGCCTTCGCCAGCCGCTACTTCGCCGCCCTGAACGGCCGGCACCCGACCTACCGCGGCCCGGGCGTGGCCGCGCTGCTGGCGGCCTACGACGGCACGACGCCGGTCAACCTCGGCTACCTGGTGCCCGCCGGCACCGTCCGCGAGCAGGTCCGCGGGCTCCGGCCCGGGCCGGCGACGCCGGACGAGGTGGCCGCGATGCAGGACCTGGTCGCCGCGGGGCTCGCCGACGGGGCGCTCGGGCTCTCCACCGGGCTCGACTACGTCCCCGGCCTGTTCGCCGGCACCGACGAGATCACCGCGCTCTGCCGTCCCCTCGCCGCCGTCGACGCGCTCTACGTCACCCACATGCGCGGCGGTTACGAGGACAACGCGGCGGCAGGGCTGGACGAGGTCGTCGCCATCTGCCGGGCGGCCGGCGTCCGCGGGCACGTGTCCCACCTGCACGCCCGGTCCGCCCTGGTGCGCACGCTGGTGGACCGGGCCCGGGCGCAGGTCGACCTCACCTTCGACTCCTACCCGTACTCGCGCGGCTCGTCACTGCTGAGCATGCTGCTCCTCCCGCCCGAGCTGCTGCAGGCCGGGGTGGCGGCGTGCACGGCCGCGCTCGCCGACCCGGCCGTCCGCGCCGACGTCCTCGCGTCGTGGGTGCCGGTGCTGGCGGCCCGGGCGGACATGGGCCCGCGCTGGGCCGACCAGGTCCGCTACGCCCACGTGGCCGCTCCCGGGTACGCCTGGTTGCCCGGGCTGAGCCTGGCGGAGGCGGCGGAGCGCGCCGGCACCTCGGCGGCGGAGCTGGGGCTCCGGGTGCTGGCGGCAGCCGACCTCGAGGTGGGCGTCGTGATGCAGACGCCGGTCGAGCGCGGCGACGCCGAGCTCGCCCTGGCCTTCACCCACCCGGCGCACGTCGGCGGTTCGGACGGCATCTACCGCGGGGCGGTCCCGCACCCGCGCGGCCACGGCACCTTCGCCCTCTACCTGCAGGTCTTCGTCGCAGAGCGCGGTGACCTCAGCTGGGCCGACGCGGTCCGGCACCACAGCACCTCACCGGCGCAGCGGTTCGGCCTGGCCGGCCGGGGGTCGCTGCGGCCCGGGTCCGCCGCGGACGTGGTGCTGCTGGACCCGGCGACGCTGCGCTCCCGTGCGACCTACGCCGACCCGCGCGCGCTGGCGGAGGGCGTCGACGACGTCTGGGTCAACGGGGCACGGGTGCTGCAGGACGGCGCGCTCACCGGGGTGACGTCGGGCCGGGGGCTGCGGCGCGGCGTCGGCTGA
- a CDS encoding inorganic phosphate transporter has product MTVLFVVIAVVVVALVFDFTNGFHDSANAMAGPIATGALRPRTAVIIAAVLNLVGACLSTEVAKTISGGFFDESLITAPIILAGLVGAIVWNLLTWLLGLPSSSSHALFGGLIGAVVVGAGMSTVHGWVIVSKVLLPALVAPLVAGLAAVAATRIAYRISRGADRAQTDAGFKYGQAFTASLVALAHGTSDGQKTMGVITLVLIAAGLQQADTGPQWWVVLAAGLAIGLGTYSGGWRIMRTMGKGIVEIETPQGAASGAATAATILASSHLGFGLSTTHVSTGSILGSGVGREGAEVRWGVARRMVFAWLLTLPAAGLVGGLSALVAEQGTVGVVGLLVLLTAACAVIYGFSRRHRIDHQNVTDSAEVMVFASASGRSYSTARQRDDADHDHGSPSSRTGAGSR; this is encoded by the coding sequence GTGACCGTGCTGTTCGTCGTGATCGCCGTCGTCGTCGTCGCCCTGGTCTTCGACTTCACCAACGGCTTCCACGACAGCGCCAACGCGATGGCGGGCCCCATCGCCACCGGGGCGCTGCGCCCCCGGACCGCCGTGATCATCGCCGCGGTGCTCAACCTGGTCGGCGCGTGCCTGTCCACCGAGGTGGCCAAGACGATCTCCGGCGGCTTCTTCGACGAGTCGCTCATCACCGCGCCGATCATCCTGGCGGGCCTGGTCGGGGCGATCGTCTGGAACCTGCTCACCTGGCTCCTCGGACTGCCGTCGAGCTCCTCGCACGCCCTCTTCGGCGGGCTCATCGGCGCGGTCGTCGTCGGCGCCGGGATGAGCACGGTGCACGGCTGGGTCATCGTCTCCAAGGTGCTGCTGCCCGCGCTGGTGGCCCCCCTCGTCGCGGGCCTGGCCGCCGTCGCCGCCACCCGGATCGCCTACCGGATCAGCCGCGGGGCCGACCGCGCGCAGACCGACGCCGGTTTCAAGTACGGCCAGGCCTTCACCGCGTCGCTCGTCGCCCTCGCGCACGGCACCTCCGACGGCCAGAAGACCATGGGCGTGATCACGCTGGTGCTGATCGCCGCCGGCCTCCAGCAGGCCGACACCGGCCCGCAGTGGTGGGTGGTCCTCGCGGCCGGACTGGCCATCGGGCTCGGCACCTACTCGGGCGGCTGGCGGATCATGCGGACGATGGGCAAGGGCATCGTCGAGATCGAGACCCCGCAGGGGGCGGCCTCGGGCGCCGCCACCGCCGCGACGATCCTCGCCTCCTCCCACCTCGGCTTCGGCCTCTCGACCACCCACGTCAGCACCGGCAGCATCCTGGGCTCCGGCGTCGGCCGCGAGGGCGCGGAGGTGCGCTGGGGCGTCGCCCGCCGGATGGTCTTCGCCTGGTTGCTGACCCTCCCGGCCGCCGGCCTGGTGGGCGGGCTCTCGGCCCTCGTCGCCGAGCAGGGGACCGTCGGCGTCGTCGGCCTGCTGGTCCTGCTGACCGCCGCCTGCGCCGTCATCTACGGCTTCTCCCGCCGGCACCGCATCGACCACCAGAACGTCACCGACAGCGCGGAGGTGATGGTCTTCGCGAGCGCCAGCGGGCGCAGCTACAGCACCGCCCGGCAGCGGGACGACGCCGACCACGACCACGGCTCGCCGTCCTCGCGGACGGGGGCGGGCTCGCGGTGA